In Leptolyngbya sp. SIO1E4, one DNA window encodes the following:
- a CDS encoding DUF2330 domain-containing protein, whose product MNRLRPILAGLIAAIAGLLLASPAWAFCGFYVAKADTSLYNQASQVIIARQGDRTVLTMANDYQGEVADFAMVVPVPTVLQEGQVNVGDPAIVQRLDDFSAPRLVEYFDPDPCAPEVFYNEALQALSPPAPTGNLQTRGNGDLGVTVEAEFAVGEYDIVILSAEESSGLETWLIQNDYQIPSGASRLLQPYIRQGLKFFVARVNLEEFDRGGFQSLRPLQIAYESPRFMLPIRLGMMNAQGEQDLVVYLLSADGQVELTNYRTVRIPSDAQIPVFVKEEFPEFFTAMFDRSHQQENREVAFLEYAWNMASCDPCSADPLNTEELRKAGVFWVSPNTDFWNTNVFITRLHVRYARDKFPEDLMFQQTNNQAFFQGRYILQHPFTGEMSCPAGENYRRSLPQRFEAEAQTLARLTGWDINEIRRQLPTIEEAVEPTPWWEDLWQRSGQVLEQMTARG is encoded by the coding sequence ATGAATAGACTTCGTCCCATTTTGGCTGGGCTGATCGCGGCGATCGCGGGTCTGCTCCTGGCCTCCCCAGCCTGGGCTTTTTGCGGTTTTTACGTCGCCAAGGCCGACACCAGTTTGTATAACCAAGCCTCTCAAGTAATCATTGCTCGCCAGGGAGACAGAACCGTTCTCACCATGGCCAATGACTATCAAGGTGAGGTAGCCGACTTTGCCATGGTGGTACCCGTGCCAACGGTTTTGCAAGAGGGTCAGGTGAATGTGGGTGATCCAGCGATCGTGCAGCGCCTCGATGACTTTAGCGCACCTCGCCTGGTGGAATATTTTGACCCTGATCCTTGCGCTCCTGAGGTGTTCTATAACGAAGCATTACAAGCCCTTTCACCACCAGCCCCAACGGGCAATTTGCAAACCAGAGGCAACGGGGACCTGGGCGTCACGGTAGAAGCCGAGTTTGCGGTAGGTGAATACGACATTGTGATCCTCAGTGCAGAGGAATCTAGCGGGCTAGAAACCTGGCTCATCCAAAATGATTACCAGATCCCTAGCGGAGCCAGTCGTTTATTACAGCCCTACATTCGCCAGGGACTCAAGTTTTTTGTTGCCCGGGTCAACCTAGAGGAGTTCGATCGCGGCGGTTTCCAAAGCCTCAGACCGCTGCAGATTGCCTATGAATCCCCCCGATTTATGCTCCCAATCCGCCTAGGCATGATGAATGCTCAAGGGGAGCAAGACTTGGTGGTATACCTGCTCTCTGCCGATGGTCAGGTAGAGCTGACTAACTACCGTACCGTCAGAATTCCTTCCGATGCTCAGATTCCTGTCTTTGTGAAAGAGGAGTTCCCAGAGTTCTTCACCGCGATGTTCGATCGCAGCCATCAGCAGGAAAATCGAGAAGTCGCCTTTTTGGAATATGCCTGGAATATGGCGAGCTGCGACCCGTGTTCAGCAGATCCCTTGAACACTGAGGAGTTACGCAAGGCTGGGGTATTTTGGGTGTCCCCGAATACTGATTTCTGGAATACGAACGTGTTCATCACACGCCTGCATGTGCGCTATGCCCGCGACAAGTTCCCCGAAGATCTGATGTTCCAGCAGACGAATAATCAGGCGTTTTTCCAAGGGCGCTACATCTTGCAGCATCCATTCACGGGAGAAATGAGCTGTCCCGCAGGGGAAAATTACCGGAGATCGCTGCCCCAACGCTTTGAAGCAGAGGCCCAAACCCTGGCGCGGCTCACAGGTTGGGACATCAATGAGATTCGGCGTCAGCTCCCCACCATTGAGGAAGCCGTAGAACCGACCCCCTGGTGGGAAGATCTCTGGCAGCGATCGGGTCAGGTGCTGGAGCAAATGACCGCCCGGGGGTAG
- a CDS encoding RnfABCDGE type electron transport complex subunit D: protein MERPPVLRDARDYQIVFLALFLLLGFATRDWTLKPEVVGVAIATSLLTQGALSYWRYRFHSDKQTAVPSPLQLPQAVEHPSQKRSWLAQAAYRLEGITLNWRSPLITALGLSLLLRVDHLPTMALAAFVAIASKFFLKVDGKHFFNPANIGIIAALTLTQDAWVSPGQWGEEIWYALIFIGAGGMVLKRVGRWDTTAAFLGSYALMEACRNLYLGWTWDVWSHRLMSGSLLLFALFMVTDPRSIPNARPARLIWALSIAALTFILRNYAYLPTAVFWALFLLSPLTIMLDALWKSERFTWKHIAAQIPVGS from the coding sequence ATGGAGAGACCACCCGTGTTGAGAGACGCCCGTGATTATCAGATTGTATTTTTAGCGCTATTTTTGCTCCTAGGGTTCGCGACCCGTGATTGGACGCTGAAGCCCGAGGTGGTTGGGGTAGCCATTGCCACTAGCCTACTGACCCAGGGAGCCTTGTCTTATTGGAGGTATCGGTTCCACTCGGACAAGCAGACAGCCGTACCTAGTCCGTTACAGTTGCCTCAGGCCGTAGAACACCCGTCTCAGAAAAGGTCTTGGCTAGCCCAGGCAGCTTACCGGCTTGAGGGCATAACGCTCAATTGGCGCAGTCCGTTGATTACGGCACTGGGTCTGAGTTTATTGCTGCGGGTCGATCATCTGCCCACGATGGCACTGGCAGCGTTTGTGGCGATCGCGAGTAAATTTTTCCTGAAAGTAGACGGCAAACACTTCTTTAACCCAGCCAATATCGGCATTATTGCCGCCTTAACCCTCACCCAAGACGCCTGGGTATCCCCTGGGCAATGGGGCGAAGAAATTTGGTATGCCCTCATCTTTATTGGGGCAGGGGGAATGGTGCTAAAGCGGGTAGGCCGGTGGGATACAACCGCTGCATTTCTGGGCAGTTACGCTCTGATGGAAGCCTGCCGCAATCTGTACCTGGGCTGGACGTGGGATGTATGGAGTCATCGCCTCATGAGCGGTTCGCTGCTGCTTTTTGCGCTCTTCATGGTGACCGATCCACGCTCCATCCCGAATGCGCGACCGGCTCGGTTAATTTGGGCGCTGAGTATTGCAGCCCTCACCTTTATCTTGCGGAACTATGCCTACTTACCCACAGCGGTCTTTTGGGCTCTCTTCCTGCTGTCACCACTGACCATCATGCTAGATGCCCTGTGGAAATCTGAACGCTTTACCTGGAAGCACATTGCCGCCCAAATACCGGTTGGGAGTTAG
- a CDS encoding zinc-binding dehydrogenase → MYRVVVNAFGDIDQLTLEDVPDPAPAAGEVVIRLTSIGMNHAELMARRGAYRLVSGNPPFTPGLEGGGVIIAVGSSVSDRTAGQRVLLTLDAPASRGLGQGTYQSHYVVAADKTVLAPDALSDHLLGALWLPYLTAWGCLVWKQNIQPGQRVLLPAASSSVAIAAAQVVRHYGGIAIGTTSSPEKVAILESMPEACFDHLIVTQSQDWWRTAKKLAQGKGYDIIFDPIAAGDFLNQEIRLLAQQGALWIYGLLGQPDVVDVTPLIRKMASLRGWILNELVGSGLEQGAYRHVIERVIDGTYQLPIAGTFPLKDVQRAQATMEAGKHIGKLILIP, encoded by the coding sequence ATGTACCGAGTCGTTGTCAATGCCTTTGGCGACATTGACCAGTTAACTCTGGAGGATGTTCCCGATCCGGCGCCTGCTGCAGGTGAGGTTGTGATTCGTCTCACCAGTATTGGAATGAATCATGCAGAACTTATGGCTCGTCGCGGTGCCTATCGCCTGGTGTCTGGTAACCCGCCCTTTACCCCGGGGTTAGAAGGTGGAGGGGTAATCATTGCAGTGGGGTCGTCTGTGAGCGATCGCACCGCCGGGCAGCGAGTGCTCTTGACCTTGGACGCCCCGGCTAGTCGAGGGCTCGGTCAGGGTACTTACCAATCTCACTATGTGGTGGCTGCCGACAAAACCGTCCTGGCCCCTGATGCGCTCAGCGATCACCTCTTGGGGGCGCTGTGGTTACCGTACCTGACTGCCTGGGGATGTCTGGTGTGGAAACAAAATATTCAACCAGGGCAGCGGGTGTTACTGCCTGCCGCTAGCAGCAGCGTTGCGATCGCCGCTGCTCAGGTCGTTAGACATTATGGTGGGATTGCGATTGGCACCACCAGCAGCCCCGAAAAAGTTGCCATCTTAGAGTCGATGCCCGAGGCTTGTTTTGACCACCTCATTGTCACGCAATCTCAAGACTGGTGGCGCACTGCCAAAAAACTGGCTCAAGGGAAAGGCTACGACATCATTTTTGACCCCATCGCTGCTGGAGATTTTCTCAACCAAGAAATTCGACTCCTGGCTCAACAGGGTGCTTTATGGATTTATGGTCTACTCGGTCAGCCTGATGTCGTTGATGTCACGCCACTCATTCGTAAAATGGCCTCCCTGCGCGGGTGGATACTGAATGAACTCGTGGGCAGTGGATTAGAACAGGGGGCCTATCGCCATGTGATTGAGCGCGTCATCGACGGCACCTATCAACTTCCCATTGCGGGCACCTTTCCCCTTAAAGACGTGCAACGCGCCCAGGCCACGATGGAGGCTGGCAAACACATCGGCAAGCTGATTTTAATTCCGTAA
- a CDS encoding pentapeptide repeat-containing protein, whose translation MQVKAIVGRFIVSFLILTIILLTGIAPASADSYDRQNLRMADFSHREFQGDDFTRADMARADMSYTNLRGARLFDTNLSEANLEGANLTGATIDGARFIRANLTNAVLEGAYAFNTDFRGAIIDGADFTDVMLAPKANNMLCEVAQGTNPVTGRETRETLYCP comes from the coding sequence ATGCAGGTAAAGGCGATCGTGGGTCGTTTTATCGTCAGTTTCCTGATCTTGACCATCATTTTGTTAACGGGCATTGCTCCTGCCAGTGCCGATAGCTACGACCGACAAAACCTCCGCATGGCTGATTTTTCCCACCGTGAGTTTCAGGGGGATGACTTTACCCGAGCCGATATGGCCCGGGCTGATATGAGCTACACCAATTTGCGGGGGGCTCGGCTGTTTGACACTAACCTGAGCGAGGCCAATCTAGAAGGCGCCAACCTTACAGGAGCTACCATTGACGGAGCCCGGTTTATCCGGGCGAACTTAACTAATGCTGTGCTAGAAGGGGCCTATGCCTTTAACACCGATTTTCGGGGAGCCATCATTGATGGGGCAGACTTCACCGACGTGATGTTAGCGCCTAAAGCGAATAACATGCTGTGTGAGGTGGCTCAGGGCACTAACCCTGTGACAGGTCGCGAAACCCGCGAGACCCTGTACTGCCCCTGA
- the ribE gene encoding riboflavin synthase gives MFTGLIQSLGNLTRVDASHLKLECYGETADGLLRDMTIGDSISVDGVCLTVETLVAQGFIATASPETLSRSTLGQLADGSTVNLESSLRVGSKIGGHFVTGHVDGLGLLEQTIAIATSWELRFLVPHASVARYIVPKGSIAVNGISLTVADCSPSGDWFTVAVIPVTYAETNLQHLQPGQAVNLEGDILGKYAEKFLNLGPATVESSSPAATDLSLEFLAEHGYL, from the coding sequence GTGTTCACAGGCTTAATACAATCACTGGGAAACTTAACACGAGTTGATGCAAGCCATCTCAAACTTGAATGTTATGGGGAAACAGCGGACGGATTGCTGCGGGATATGACCATTGGGGACAGTATCTCCGTGGATGGTGTCTGCCTGACGGTGGAAACCCTGGTTGCCCAGGGATTTATTGCGACAGCTTCTCCTGAAACGTTATCTCGATCCACCTTGGGGCAATTAGCTGATGGATCCACAGTGAACCTGGAAAGCTCGTTGCGGGTGGGCAGCAAAATTGGGGGTCATTTTGTGACCGGGCATGTAGATGGCTTGGGTCTGCTAGAGCAGACGATCGCGATTGCAACCTCCTGGGAGCTTCGGTTCTTAGTCCCCCATGCCAGCGTTGCCCGCTACATTGTTCCAAAGGGCAGCATCGCAGTGAATGGCATTAGCCTCACGGTGGCAGACTGCAGCCCCAGCGGCGATTGGTTTACGGTCGCCGTTATTCCCGTCACCTATGCAGAAACAAACCTCCAGCATTTGCAGCCTGGGCAAGCCGTCAACCTGGAGGGAGACATTTTGGGCAAATATGCTGAAAAGTTTCTCAATCTAGGCCCTGCAACGGTGGAGTCTTCTAGCCCTGCTGCCACGGATCTCTCTTTAGAGTTTTTGGCAGAGCATGGCTATCTTTAA